One genomic region from Streptomyces sp. NBC_01431 encodes:
- a CDS encoding maleylpyruvate isomerase family mycothiol-dependent enzyme, with product MTDTADLDHAELAVLLDDVRGSAARLGAALDTLTDLEAREPSTLAGWSRGHVITHLARSADVYRWLLTLARTGAEPGPRADAATLDRALREGAERDAADLVADLDRSLDRLLDEATAMPTDRWPTLVTALAGWRHPAWYTLHRARRELETHNVDLNLGYTSTDWPTGYVTWALDESIIALAARGFAVARIGATDLDRTWTLGPTGATATGPGHALLAWLAGRRSDVRLLSDLPLPTPPAWPLPPAPGWA from the coding sequence GTGACCGACACCGCCGATCTCGACCATGCCGAGCTCGCCGTCCTCCTGGACGATGTCCGCGGCTCTGCCGCGCGCCTCGGCGCCGCTCTCGACACGCTGACCGACCTGGAGGCCCGCGAGCCATCCACGCTTGCAGGCTGGAGTCGCGGCCACGTCATCACCCACCTCGCCCGCAGCGCCGACGTCTACCGGTGGCTGCTCACCCTTGCTCGCACCGGCGCAGAGCCCGGACCACGGGCCGACGCCGCCACCCTGGACCGCGCGCTGCGCGAGGGTGCCGAGCGCGACGCCGCCGACCTCGTCGCCGACCTAGACCGCAGCCTGGACCGCCTGCTCGACGAGGCGACAGCCATGCCCACCGACCGCTGGCCCACCCTGGTCACCGCCCTCGCAGGCTGGCGACACCCGGCCTGGTACACCCTCCACCGTGCCCGGCGCGAACTCGAAACCCACAACGTCGACCTGAACCTCGGTTACACCAGCACCGACTGGCCCACTGGCTACGTCACCTGGGCACTCGACGAGAGCATCATCGCCCTGGCGGCACGTGGCTTCGCCGTTGCCCGTATCGGGGCCACTGACCTCGACCGCACCTGGACCCTCGGACCGACCGGTGCCACCGCTACCGGCCCTGGCCATGCACTCCTCGCCTGGCTCGCCGGCCGCAGGTCGGACGTGCGTCTCCTCTCGGATCTTCCGCTGCCGACCCCGCCGGCGTGGCCGCTCCCACCGGCACCGGGCTGGGCCTGA
- a CDS encoding helicase, whose protein sequence is MRVAHHQDHDVRLGVWISNQKMRRDRLTEQQLAQRARLGLDRV, encoded by the coding sequence TTGCGCGTCGCTCACCACCAGGACCACGACGTGCGCCTCGGAGTATGGATCTCCAACCAGAAGATGCGCCGCGACCGGCTGACCGAACAGCAACTCGCGCAGCGCGCCAGGCTCGGACTCGACCGGGTGTAG
- a CDS encoding IS3 family transposase (programmed frameshift) produces the protein MAPKRRKFSPEFRDEAVKMVIVESRPIAEVAREIQVNEGTLGTWVSRYRQEHAGEEPSLNISERARLRELERENRELRMKTEFLGKSGSLLRPGIPVTEKCEFIDGESDSFPVQRMCAWAGVSTSGFYHWRSRPMSATAERRAELKAIIQRVFADSHETYGYRRVHAALERMNVQAGPELVRALMRELGLVPCQPRPWRITTIADETAPATPDLMARGFTADAPGRKLVSDITYVHTWAGFLYLATVIDCHTKAVAGWAMADHMKTSLISDALNMTARNIDLADGCIFHSDRGSQYTSRELREKLGSLGLRASVGRTGVCWDNAMAESFFGALKNELVHRTSFPTRAHARRAIVRYIEMFCNHKRLHSGLGYRTPAEVHAEYEELQATA, from the exons GTGGCACCAAAGCGTAGGAAGTTCAGTCCCGAATTCAGGGACGAGGCAGTCAAGATGGTGATCGTGGAGTCCCGGCCGATAGCCGAGGTCGCGCGGGAAATCCAGGTGAACGAGGGAACTCTGGGTACCTGGGTCAGCCGCTACCGGCAGGAGCACGCAGGCGAGGAACCGTCCCTCAACATCAGCGAACGTGCTCGCCTGCGTGAGCTGGAACGCGAGAACCGTGAACTGCGGATGAAGACCGAGTTTTTGG GGAAAAGCGGCAGCCTTCTTCGCCCAGGAATACCGGTGACGGAGAAGTGCGAGTTCATCGACGGCGAGTCCGACAGTTTCCCCGTACAGCGCATGTGCGCCTGGGCGGGTGTATCCACGTCCGGTTTCTATCACTGGCGTTCGCGGCCTATGTCGGCAACCGCCGAGCGCCGCGCAGAGCTCAAGGCGATCATCCAGCGGGTGTTCGCCGACTCGCACGAGACCTATGGTTACCGGCGCGTCCACGCAGCCCTGGAGCGGATGAACGTGCAGGCCGGGCCGGAGCTGGTCCGCGCTCTCATGCGCGAGCTGGGTCTGGTGCCATGCCAGCCCCGCCCGTGGCGGATTACCACCATCGCCGATGAAACGGCGCCGGCCACGCCCGACTTGATGGCCCGCGGCTTCACCGCGGATGCACCGGGACGTAAACTGGTCAGCGATATCACATATGTTCACACCTGGGCTGGGTTTCTGTATCTCGCGACGGTCATTGACTGTCACACCAAGGCCGTGGCCGGCTGGGCGATGGCCGACCACATGAAGACGTCGCTCATATCGGACGCACTCAACATGACGGCACGGAACATCGACCTCGCCGACGGCTGCATATTTCATTCGGATCGCGGCAGTCAATACACTTCCCGTGAACTCCGGGAGAAACTCGGTTCGTTGGGGCTCAGAGCCTCCGTCGGCCGCACCGGAGTCTGCTGGGACAATGCCATGGCCGAATCATTTTTCGGGGCCCTGAAGAATGAGCTTGTACATCGAACGTCGTTCCCGACGCGCGCGCACGCTCGCCGGGCAATCGTCCGATACATCGAGATGTTCTGCAATCACAAACGCCTCCACTCCGGCCTCGGCTACCGAACCCCCGCAGAAGTGCACGCCGAGTACGAAGAGTTGCAGGCCACAGCATAG
- a CDS encoding ArsR/SmtB family transcription factor, producing MLRLHFTTDDLLRTRFVTAPVPLMEVGLGLAMLQRNDPRMQRWRASAARRLPAGTRQLLELIPASGAGPLFLDPITTTLDEGLELVATTPGSFVQEELGRVTHTSKRFTTGMRHLLEHDRDTWRDLTRNLRQTHAALASEECGPRIANCHAADVAWRTHTMATAGLREMLAGLYPGSRWAGAVLEIDVPATTDLLLGGRGLTLLPSPIWAGRPLVGDHPDGSTLLVYPVPTPWPLLTEDNDGSPVAALLGRTRAATLTLLTRPRTTRELARDLGMSEASASEHATTMRAAGLITSRRDGKAVLHHCSPLGLQLLHASQP from the coding sequence GTGCTGCGCCTGCATTTCACCACCGACGATCTGTTACGGACCCGCTTCGTCACCGCACCCGTGCCCTTGATGGAGGTAGGGCTGGGACTGGCGATGCTGCAGCGCAACGACCCCCGGATGCAGCGGTGGCGCGCCAGCGCGGCGCGGAGGCTGCCGGCGGGGACACGGCAGCTGTTGGAGCTGATCCCGGCAAGTGGGGCCGGGCCGCTGTTCCTGGACCCGATCACCACCACCCTTGATGAAGGACTGGAACTGGTCGCCACCACGCCCGGCTCCTTCGTCCAGGAGGAGTTGGGGCGGGTCACCCACACCTCGAAGCGGTTCACCACCGGGATGCGTCACCTGCTGGAGCACGACCGCGACACCTGGCGCGACCTGACCCGCAACCTGCGCCAGACCCACGCCGCGCTGGCCAGCGAGGAGTGCGGGCCGCGTATCGCGAACTGCCACGCCGCCGACGTGGCTTGGCGCACCCACACCATGGCCACCGCAGGACTGCGGGAGATGCTCGCGGGCCTGTACCCTGGATCACGCTGGGCGGGAGCCGTGCTGGAGATCGACGTGCCCGCCACAACCGACCTCCTGCTGGGCGGCCGGGGCCTGACGCTGCTGCCCTCACCGATCTGGGCCGGCAGACCCTTGGTCGGCGACCACCCCGACGGGTCGACCCTGCTGGTCTACCCGGTCCCCACCCCCTGGCCCCTGCTCACCGAGGACAACGACGGCAGCCCGGTGGCAGCCCTCCTCGGCCGCACCCGCGCAGCCACCCTCACGCTCCTGACCCGGCCCCGCACCACGCGAGAACTCGCCCGCGACCTGGGCATGAGCGAAGCCAGCGCCTCCGAACACGCCACCACAATGCGCGCAGCAGGACTCATCACCTCCCGACGCGACGGCAAGGCCGTCCTCCACCACTGCTCCCCCCTCGGCCTCCAACTCCTCCACGCCTCCCAGCCATAG
- a CDS encoding alpha/beta hydrolase codes for MTPPDTVARPAQGRRLGHRTKRWVLIAAVVAVLGLASWPVLNYFEVFSDKGDAISFGQDDKQGGERSGTSSSKASMPTGPKADFTVSGTVPEDGSKIAVTTYEGKKSGFKGKVWVWVPPQYKDPQYARSGFPVLIALPGGSGYPNNYWMGPDLKLEASISKWSKAGKSLPFIVVMPVLNPEDHDRDPKDPRLGQYWDGSDIPGQPKMGTWLTEDVPDLVKENFRTVSSRDGWAFMGASTGGFAGLKSVLQKPDRFKAVIAAGPDIVPDSRLWKGHDQEKAENNPKVLAPKLIKSGHPDVYLAFEVGTKETAAMPPIEDFVKSYTKGPIHTKLNVIQGGKHNAATYVPNMESAGLIQWISEHMQGPTPVS; via the coding sequence ATGACACCCCCCGACACCGTGGCCAGGCCCGCTCAGGGCCGCCGGCTCGGCCACCGTACCAAGCGCTGGGTCCTCATAGCCGCCGTCGTGGCGGTACTCGGCCTTGCCTCGTGGCCCGTGCTCAACTACTTCGAGGTCTTCTCCGACAAGGGCGACGCGATCAGCTTCGGCCAGGACGACAAGCAGGGCGGCGAACGGAGCGGTACAAGCAGTTCCAAGGCGTCCATGCCGACGGGCCCGAAGGCCGATTTCACCGTCTCCGGCACCGTCCCGGAGGACGGCAGCAAGATCGCCGTCACGACGTACGAGGGCAAGAAGTCCGGGTTCAAGGGCAAGGTGTGGGTCTGGGTGCCGCCGCAGTACAAGGACCCGCAGTACGCGAGGAGCGGTTTCCCCGTGCTGATCGCGCTGCCCGGCGGCTCCGGGTACCCGAACAACTACTGGATGGGGCCCGACCTCAAGCTGGAGGCGAGCATCTCCAAGTGGTCCAAGGCGGGCAAGAGCCTGCCGTTCATCGTGGTCATGCCGGTGCTCAACCCCGAGGACCACGACCGGGACCCCAAGGACCCCAGGCTAGGCCAGTACTGGGACGGCAGTGACATCCCCGGCCAGCCGAAGATGGGCACCTGGCTGACCGAGGACGTGCCCGACCTGGTCAAGGAGAACTTCCGCACGGTCAGCTCCCGCGACGGCTGGGCCTTCATGGGCGCCTCCACCGGCGGCTTCGCGGGCCTCAAGTCCGTGCTGCAGAAGCCCGACCGCTTCAAAGCCGTCATCGCGGCGGGCCCGGACATAGTCCCGGACTCCCGCCTGTGGAAGGGGCACGACCAGGAGAAGGCCGAGAACAACCCCAAGGTGCTCGCCCCGAAGCTGATCAAGTCCGGGCACCCTGACGTCTACCTTGCCTTCGAGGTCGGCACCAAGGAGACCGCGGCCATGCCACCCATCGAGGACTTCGTGAAGTCCTACACGAAGGGCCCCATACACACCAAGCTGAACGTCATCCAGGGCGGCAAGCACAACGCCGCGACCTACGTGCCCAACATGGAGTCCGCCGGACTGATCCAGTGGATCAGCGAGCACATGCAGGGCCCCACGCCCGTCTCCTGA